A segment of the Dehalococcoidia bacterium genome:
GCCATGCCCGACCTGTGGAGCCAGCCCTGCTGGATGACCAGGCCCTCCGAGAGGATGTAGACCAGAGCGCCTGGAGCGATACGCTTTTGGTAGGGTGTGTGCTTTTCGTAATACTCTTTGTTCATGAAAAGCTCTTCATACATACCGGAGAGTTGAACGAAAGCGCTAATATCATGGTCGTACACTGTCCGGCCCAGGGTCTTCAGCTTGAGTCCGGGGGTGAAGTCTTCCCAGTACAGCGTGGACATGGTGCTCTCCTACTTACGACTAGGATAACCCGTGGCCGGGTCGAAGGAATACACGAGCGCTAACGGTGTCAGAATAAACCTGCCACACAACTCCGTCAAGATGGCGAGCGCTCGATAGCAGGCACGTATAGGCTTTCAAGAGCGCGTTCTGAGAATGACTACATAGCCTTCACTGGGTATTGAATAGCTCGTACAGCTTGTCGCGCCGTCAGGGTGTCTCTATAATGCGCAGGAACAGATTTTCCACGCATGAATCAGGAGGAGAGCGATGGACCTGAAGTTAGCAGGCAAGACAGTCATTGTGACGGGTGGCGGCTCGAATATTGGGCGGAGTATCGCTTTAGCTTTTGGCACGGAGGGAAGCAACGTCGTCCTCGCTGACCTGGATGAAAGACAGGGCGTTCGCGTAGCTGACGAAATCATGGGGGCGAAGGGACGCGCGCTGGCAGTGAAAACGGACGTCACCGACCCCGCTTCGGTCGCGCGCATGGTGGATATCACGCTCAAGAGCTTCGGCAGGATTGACGTGCTGGTCAACAACGTTGGGTGGACCAGAGACCTGCTTTTCATGGAGAAGACGCGAGAGGAATGGGAAAAAGAGGTCAAGCTCAACTTCTGGAGCGTTGTCAATTGCACCCGCGCGGTCCTGGACCATTTCATCGCTCAAAAGAATGGCGTCGTGGTCAGCATGGGCTCTGACGCGGGACGCATGGGTGAGTTTCGGGAGGCCGTCTACGGGGCGATGAAGGGCGGAGTCATCGCGCTAAGCAAGGCGCTTGCGCGGGAGAACGGGCGATACGGCATTCGCTTCAATGTCGTGTGCCCCGGCATGACGCTCCCCGCCAGCCAGGAGCACGTCAGCGCGGGGAGCATGTGGAACACAAAAGAGGGAGGCGTGGGCGCCTGGGTCATCAGCGACGCAGATGTTATCGAGCGCGTCAAAAAGGGTTATCCGCTCCGGCGGATAGGCCGTCCCGAAGATATCGCCAACGCCGTGGTGTTTCTGGCTTCGGACGCGGCCAGCTTCATCACCGGTCAGACCCTGAGCGTGAGCGGCGGCTACACCATGATGTAGCGCTGTGGCCCTCTCAGCTTATGCGTTATGCGACAACAGTCTGGCCTTCGACGATGACGATCTCGGCCTCGGTCACGGAGCCGTCTGCTGAGATCGTCAGATAGAGAACAGCACCAATGAGGCACGTTTGACGCCGCCAAGCGTACTCCACTTATTCAACAAGCGAGACACCGGACTCTGATATCGGCCACGCCGCTGCTTTCGTGAAGAGCGCACCAGAGGTCTTCGAGACCAACAACGTGCAGGAGATGTGGCTGGAATTGGACGCTGCGAAAGGATTCGCCTTGAGAGAGGAGGCCTTGTCCGACATATCTTGACCCAGTACATGTGTTTGACACTGGGGCGAGGCGTGGCTACAATCAGCACGAACTACACTGGTAAGCAAGCACCCCTCTCCCGCTGACAGTCGGAAACCCTGTCGAAGGAGGCCCTGTGCCCGGCACGGCGCTTGGCGGCGTTCGCGTACTTGAACTGTGCGATATGGTGTCCGGCCCTT
Coding sequences within it:
- a CDS encoding MaoC family dehydratase N-terminal domain-containing protein, giving the protein MSTLYWEDFTPGLKLKTLGRTVYDHDISAFVQLSGMYEELFMNKEYYEKHTPYQKRIAPGALVYILSEGLVIQQGWLHRSGMALLGMDNWRISRPTCPGDTIWVEVDVKERRETKDPGRGIVTAHHRVVNQSGEEIMSFDVTRMIRRKGVT
- a CDS encoding glucose 1-dehydrogenase, with protein sequence MDLKLAGKTVIVTGGGSNIGRSIALAFGTEGSNVVLADLDERQGVRVADEIMGAKGRALAVKTDVTDPASVARMVDITLKSFGRIDVLVNNVGWTRDLLFMEKTREEWEKEVKLNFWSVVNCTRAVLDHFIAQKNGVVVSMGSDAGRMGEFREAVYGAMKGGVIALSKALARENGRYGIRFNVVCPGMTLPASQEHVSAGSMWNTKEGGVGAWVISDADVIERVKKGYPLRRIGRPEDIANAVVFLASDAASFITGQTLSVSGGYTMM